Proteins from one Staphylococcus sp. IVB6214 genomic window:
- a CDS encoding transaldolase, which yields MTNLNVQVFADGADIEQMKQAYQNKEVDGFTTNPSLMAKAGVKDYKAFAQDVVQAIPDASISFEVFGDDMETMEKEAQIIEQFGENIFVKIPIVNTKGESMLPLIEKLSAQGVKLNVTAVYTIEQVKAITEAVTEGVETYVSVFAGRIADTGVDPLPLMKESVRVTHSKAGVKLLWASCRELYNVIQADEIGADIITCPADVVKKVSNIGRDIESLSVDTVKGFAKDIQTSGLSIL from the coding sequence ACAAGGAAGTTGATGGATTTACAACTAATCCAAGCTTAATGGCTAAAGCTGGCGTCAAAGACTATAAGGCCTTCGCTCAAGATGTAGTACAAGCAATTCCAGATGCTTCTATCTCATTCGAAGTGTTCGGTGATGATATGGAAACAATGGAAAAAGAAGCGCAAATCATTGAACAATTTGGGGAAAATATTTTTGTGAAGATTCCAATTGTGAATACAAAAGGCGAATCAATGTTACCACTGATTGAAAAGTTATCAGCCCAAGGTGTGAAACTAAACGTTACAGCTGTTTACACAATCGAACAGGTCAAAGCCATCACTGAAGCAGTCACAGAAGGCGTAGAGACTTATGTATCAGTCTTTGCTGGACGAATTGCAGATACAGGGGTAGATCCACTGCCATTGATGAAAGAATCTGTTCGTGTGACACATAGTAAAGCGGGTGTCAAACTATTATGGGCAAGTTGCCGTGAATTATATAATGTTATTCAAGCAGATGAAATTGGTGCAGATATTATTACATGTCCTGCTGATGTTGTGAAAAAAGTATCAAATATTGGTCGTGACATCGAATCATTATCTGTTGATACAGTAAAAGGATTTGCGAAAGATATTCAAACTTCAGGTTTAAGCATCCTATAA